Proteins from a genomic interval of Rosa chinensis cultivar Old Blush chromosome 2, RchiOBHm-V2, whole genome shotgun sequence:
- the LOC112183509 gene encoding putative F-box protein PP2-B12 produces MALCDNPVLIDEGYTSFSLEKWSGKKCYMIAAKRLRIAWGDTPRYWTWKSVTESRFKEAAELSGQVFWLEIRGRIEKRMLSPSTTYKAYLVYKLTQHTYGLNWAAVVTVCARAYGFDYECPGLKEITAGIKSTAFLAPQREIDGQLARNKKIKKAKFPNEGRADGWLEMELGEFHYQGDEDGELEMICCEIRGSSKSGLLVQGIEVRPKRR; encoded by the coding sequence ATGGCTCTGTGCGACAACCCCGTCCTCATTGACGAGGGCTATACGAGCTTTTCACTGGAGAAATGGAGTGGGAAGAAGTGCTATATGATAGCTGCAAAGCGCCTTCGGATTGCTTGGGGTGATACTCCTCGATATTGGACATGGAAATCTGTGACTGAGTCCAGGTTTAAGGAGGCGGCCGAGCTTTCTGGTCAAGTATTTTGGCTTGAAATCCGTGGGAGAATTGAAAAGCGCATGCTGTCTCCATCCACGACGTATAAAGCTTATCTGGTGTACAAGTTAACTCAACACACTTATGGACTCAATTGGGCTGCCGTGGTCACAGTTTGTGCAAGAGCTTATGGCTTTGATTATGAATGCCCTGGTTTGAAGGAAATTACTGCAGGCATTAAGAGCACTGCGTTTCTGGCACCCCAAAGAGAAATAGATGGACAGCTcgcaagaaataaaaaaataaaaaaagctaaATTTCCAAATGAAGGCAGGGCGGATGGGTGGCTGGAGATGGAGCTGGGTGAGTTTCACTATCAAGGGGACGAAGACGGGGAGTTGGAAATGATTTGTTGTGAGATCAGAGGTTCAAGTAAGAGTGGTCTCCTTGTTCAAGGGATTGAGGTCAGACCAAAAAGGAGATAA
- the LOC112190611 gene encoding rop guanine nucleotide exchange factor 9 — translation MVRAFATQKTMQKTKSFQLKRMFEFQAGRNLPGLIFDHDVNEDEQLLSPAAEEPPLEIKHQTKSLEAEKIPSPKWLPSDMELMKERFSKLLLGEDMSGGGKGVSSALALSNAITNLAASVFGETRKLEPMSPDRKARWVKEIGWLLSVTDHIVEFVPSQQNGTNMEIMMTQQRKDLHINIPALRKLDAMLLGHLESFANPSEFWYVKRDARDDEKGSKPERNDEKWWLPTVKVPSEGLSDECRKWLQFQKDSVHQVLKAAMAINAQVLSEMDVPENYIESLPKNGRASLGDTIYKSITEEHFDPLEFLTSMDLSSEHKVVDLKDRIEASIVIWKRKMNLKDGKSSWSSGVSFEKRERFEERVETVLLLIKQKFPGIPQSALDISKIQYNKDVGFAILESYSRVIESLAFNVMSMIDDVLYADKKTRTEKSNRRLSVDSYASEDPDRLSCTGTPSSKTLFEFMGWNQLEETDVDKNNKESYYKEDSDKIMSKPPLAVSTKRFSYLEKLEKLSGLRSPTARH, via the exons ATGGTCCGAGCTTTTGCTACTCAAAAAACAATGCAGAAGACGAAATCTTTCCAATTGAAACGGATGTTCGAGTTCCAAGCTGGGAGAAATCTACCGGGTTTGATCTTCGACCACGATGTGAATGAGGATGAACAATTATTAAGTCCTGCTGCAGAAGAGCCTCCATTGGAGATCAAGCACCAAACTAAATCACTTGAAGCCGAAAAGATACCAAGTCCTAAATGGTTGCCTTCAG ATATGGAATTGATGAAGGAAAGGTTTTCGAAGCTGCTTTTGGGTGAAGACATGTCAGGTGGTGGAAAGGGTGTCTCTTCAGCCTTGGCTTTATCAAATGCCATAACAAATCTAGCAG CATCCGTTTTTGGagaaacaagaaaactagagccCATGTCTCCTGATAGGAAAGCGAGATGGGTGAAAGAGATTGGCTGGCTTCTGTCCGTGACTGATCACATTGTGGAATTTGTCCCTTCACAACAAAATGGAACAAACATGGAG ATAATGATGACTCAACAAAGGAAGGATCTGCACATTAACATTCCTGCCCTACGCAAGCTCGACGCCATGCTCCTT GGCCACCTGGAGAGTTTTGCAAACCCAAGTGAGTTCTGGTATGTGAAAAGAGATGCCCGAGATGATGAGAAAGGTAGCAAACcagagagaaatgatgaaaaatgGTGGTTACCAACTGTCAAAGTCCCATCAGAAGGTTTATCGGATGAGTGTCGAAAATGGCTGCAGTTTCAGAAGGATTCTGTCCACCAAGTACTAAAAGCAGCAATGGCAATCAATGCTCAAGTACTATCAGAAATGGATGTACCTGAGAACTATATTGAATCCCTTCCCAAG AATGGTAGAGCTAGCTTGGGTGATACAATCTACAAGAGCATAACAGAGGAGCACTTTGACCCTCTAGAATTCCTAACGAGCATGGACTTGTCCTCAGAGCACAAAGTGGTAGACCTGAAAGACAGGATCGAGGCCTCCATTGTGATttggaagaggaagatgaacctCAAGGATGGAAAGTCTTCATGGAGTTCTGGGGTGAGTTTCGAGAAGAGGGAACGATTTGAAGAGAGAGTAGAGACCGTCTTACTCCTAATCAAACAGAAGTTCCCAGGAATTCCCCAATCTGCACTTGACATAAGTAAAATTCAATACAATAAG GATGTAGGGTTTGCTATCCTGGAGAGCTATTCAAGGGTAATAGAAAGCTTGGCTTTCAATGTCATGTCAATGATAGATGATGTCCTTTATGCTGATAAAAAGACGCGAACGGAGAAATCAAACAGGAGGCTTTCAGTGGATTCATATGCCTCAGAAGATCCTGACAGGTTGAGTTGTACAGGGACACCGAGTTCAAAGACATTGTTTGAGTTCATGGGATGGAATCAACTAGAGGAGACCGATGTGGATAAGAATAACAAGGAGAGCTATTATAAAGAAGACAGTGACAAGATTATGAGCAAACCACCACTTGCTGTAAGCACGAAGAGGTTTTCCTATTTAGAAAAGCTCGAGAAGTTGAGTGGTCTAAGAAGTCCAACAGCTCGCCATTGA